A genomic region of Papaver somniferum cultivar HN1 chromosome 7, ASM357369v1, whole genome shotgun sequence contains the following coding sequences:
- the LOC113292955 gene encoding DNA polymerase epsilon subunit B-like, whose amino-acid sequence MAVGATRKKVLRKFKLRGYILQTDALEEILSFLTQFEDAEDEAINVLLDEINKESLNSSVLDRDSVHRVISLLHEAESAVEASPSSSNRSHFRIVDSFIIPKFCYDPIKKTFYERTGKLPIHGEASSKAALYRDRFELLLQRLSRDPHFAKPAFDSEFNSSDSCEISPIQSLIGQTGRRWIMGVISQLEDGHFYLEDMTAAVPVNLSNAKITTGFFVENTVIVAEGELLPSGTFQVNTCGFPPLEARDESFSLLVGLDFFGCGAVPTEEMLRLSELEKKAVNDMFVIFSDIWLDDAETMEKLAIVLNGYENEAVVPSLFVFMGNFCSRPCNLAFNAFSSLRSQFGKLGEIIGAHTRLMEQSQFLFIPGPEDAGPSTVLPRPALSKYLTEELQKHVPNAIFKSNPCRIKFYTQEIIFFRQDLLYKMRRSCLIPPSTEETSDPFEHLVATITHQSHLCPLPLTVQPIIWNYDHCLRLYPSPHTIVLGDRSEQKTFEYTGTTCFNTGSFSSDSTFAAYFPCMKKVELSAL is encoded by the exons ATGGCAGTGGGAGCAACAAGGAAGAAAGTACTTCGAAAGTTTAAGTTAAGAGGCTACATCTTACAAACAGATGCCCTAGAAGAGATTTTATCATTTTTAACCCAATTTGAAGACGCTGAGGATGAAGCAATCAATGTCCTTCTCGACGAAATCAATAAAGAATCTCTCAACTCATCTGTTCTCGATAGAGATTCTGTTCATCGAGTCATCAGTCTTCTACACGAAgctgaatctgctgttgaagctAGCCCTAGTTCTAGTAATCGTTCCCATTTCAGAATTGTTGATTCCTTTATAATCCCTAAATTTTGTTACGATCCAATCAAGAAAACTTTCTACGA GCGTACTGGAAAGCTTCCAATACACGGTGAAGCTTCCTCTAAAGCTGCTTTATACAGAGATAGGTTTGAGTTGTTGCTTCAGAGGCTTTCTCGTGATCCTCATTTTGCAAAACCGGCTTTTGATTCTGAATTTAATAGCTCTGATAGCTGTGAG ATTTCTCCAATTCAATCTCTGATTGGGCAGACGGGGAGGAGATGGATTATGGGTGTAATCTCCCAATTAGAAGATGGTCATTTCTACTTAGAAGATATGACTGCAGCTGTACCAGTTAACTTATCTAATGCA AAGATCACAACAGGTTTTTTTGTGGAGAACACTGTAATTGTAGCTGAAGGAGAGCTGCTCCCAAGTGGTACCTTTCAG GTCAATACATGTGGGTTTCCCCCATTGGAGGCCAGGGATGAATCATTCTCTTTACTTGTAGGGCTAGACTTTTTTGGTTGTGGTGCAGTCCCAACAGAGGAAATG CTTAGACTTTCAGAGTTGGAGAAGAAGGCTGTGAATGACATGTTTGTCATCTTTTCTGATATTTGGCTGGATGATGCAGAG acTATGGAAAAACTAGCCATTGTACTGAATGGTTATGAGAATGAGGCGGTGGTTCCTTCCTTGTTTGTCTTTATGGGAAATTTCTGCTCTCGTCCATGTAACCTGGCTTTTAATGCTTTCTCAAGTCTCAG ATCACAATTTGGAAAGCTGGGAGAAATAATTGGGGCTCATACCCGCTTAATGGAGCAAAGCCAGTTCCTTTTTATTCCAGGTCCGGAGGATGCAG GTCCTTCAACGGTTTTGCCCAGGCCTGCGTTATCCAAGTATCTGACAGAGGAGCTTCAGAAGCATGTTCCCAACGCCATCTTTAAAAGTAACCCTTGCAG AATCAAGTTTTACACCCAGGAAATCATCTTCTTCCGTCAAGACCTCCTTTATAAAATGCGCCGTTCCTGCCTGATTCCCCCTTCAACAGAAGAAACCAGTGATCCTTTTGAGCAT CTTGTTGCAACCATAACTCATCAAAGCCATTTATGTCCCCTGCCTCTCACTGTTCAACCCATTatctggaattatgatcattGCCTCCGCCTATATCCATCCCCGCATACG ATAGTGTTGGGGGACAGAAGTGAACAGAAGACATTCGAATACACAGGCACAACGTGTTTCAACACCGGCTCCTTCTCTAGTGACAGTACATTCGCAGCATACTTTCCTTGCATGAAGAAGGTTGAATTGTCAGCCCTGTAA